The following is a genomic window from Marinobacter sp. NP-4(2019).
GCAGGATTACCCGGTCAGCCTCACGGATCCGATCGGCATTGTCGGTGACCAGTACGGTGGCGTCGGGGGCTACATGCTCTACCGCTTTTTTGGCAGAGTGAAGGTTGCCCATGCCGTAGTCGATAATGGCAACGGTTTTCATGGTAATGCGGTGTCCTTCGGTGACCGGTTACAGTGAGCCCTTGGTGGACGGAGTAATACCCGCCATGCGCTCGTCCATCTCGATAGCCATGCGCAGTGCGCGGCCGAAGGCCTTGAATACCGTCTCGATCTGGTGGTGGGTATTCTTGCCTTTCAGGTTATCGATGTGGAGGCTCACCATCGAGTGGTTCACGAAACCATGGAAGAACTCCTCGAACAGGTCCACGTCAAAGCCACCCACGGCAGCGCGGGTGTAGGGAACATCCATCATCAGGCCGGGACGGCCAGACAGGTCGATCACAACCCGTGACAGCGCTTCATCCAACGGTACATAGGCGTGGCCGTATCGACGGATACCTTTCTTGTCGCCAACGGCCTGCTTGAAGGCCTGGCCCAGGGTGATACCGATGTCCTCCACCGTGTGGTGGTCATCGATGTGCAGGTCACCCTTGGAGACAATGTTCAGATCCACCAGACCATGGCGGGCGATCTGATCCATCATGTGCTCAAGGAAGGGCACACCGGTATCAAAGGTGGATTGCCCGGTGCCATCGAGGTTGATCTCGACGGTGATCTGCGTTTCGAGGGTATTTCTCTCTACCCGAGCCTTACGTTCGGCCATGGGGACTCCAGGTTATGAATAGGCAAATTGCCGGAAACTGATTATTTGCGGATTATACCTTTTCTGCATCCCCGAGTCCCACCATGACCTTCAATGGCATTGATAGTCTGATATCAGAAGGCTTTCTTCAGGTTGCTCATATAGGTATCGACCAGGCTGTTGAACTCATGCTTGATGACCGGACTGATGGCCAGCTTCAGCATGCCGGGCAGTGGCACGGTGAGTTCGGCACTGGTCTGGAATTTGACGGCGGTGGCGCTATCCCCCTTGGAGGTAATCGTCCAGGAGCCACGGACCACACCGTTGCCCTCACCTTTTACCGGCTCCCAGGTAATCCTGCCGCCGCTCTTGTCTGCGGAATATTTACACGCATAGACGGACTGAATGGCGTGCTTGTCGACACCGACTTTCTCCATCTCCCAGCGATAGGCGTTATCGCCAAGGTCCACCAGTTTGTCCACTTTCGGGAAGTGACTGGCAGAACGGGGCACATCAGCCAGAAGGTCGAACACATCATCGTAACTGCCCGGTATATCCAGTTCCCGGTTCAGCTCGATCGATACAGTGATAGCCACAGCCAGCTCCTTTTTGTCTTTGTAGAGTTGTTAAACTTGTTACACGCTATTGTCAGAAAACAGTTCGCTATTTTGGCCTATCACTAACGTATTGTCATACATCCGCGCTTTTATTTTGTTACCCCTGCGTTATCCTTAAGCTGTTCGCCCTGCGCTGCCCGAACGCATAAACATGGAAGGAAGCCTGAATTATGAAAGCTGTTCGCTACATCGTCTTCGCCATCATCGGCCTGATCATCCTCGCCATTGCCGCTGTTGCAGTCGCCGTAATGGTGATCGACCCCAACGACTACAAACCCCAGATCGAGAAAGCTGCTGAAGACAACACCAACCTCGACCTCATCCTGGAGGGTGATATCGGCTGGTCTTTCATTCCCCTTGGCCTGGAACTCAATGGTGTGGAAGCCACCCTAGAAGGCGAGCGTTTCGTCCGGCTGGAACAGCTGGTTGCCCAACTGGACTTCTGGTCGCTCATTGCCATGTCACCCCGGGTGAACACCTTCCTGCTGGATGGCCTGGATGCACGCCTGAGCGTGGACAAGGATGGTAACGGCAACTGGACGCGCATCATGCCGGAAGGGGAAGCGGACAAAAGCCAGGAACCGGCTGAAGAACAGCAAAGCGAGCAGGCCCAGGCAGAGGATACCGAGACTGGAGGCGGCGAGCCGTTGAACTTCAACGTTGAGAACGTGGAAATCAGCAACGCCCAGGTTCACTACAACGATGCGGCCACTGGCCAGTCCGTGACCCTGGAAGATTTCACGCTCAATGCCAGTGACATTACACTGGGCAGCAGCTTTCCGCTGGACATCAGTTTCCGCGTTGAAACCAACCAGCCCCAACTGGAAGTGGATGGCCGTCTGAGCGCCCTTCTCGCTGCGAACGAAGCTCTCAACGAGTTCGGCATCTCGGACCTTGAGGCCGTTTTCGACATGAACGGCGACCCGTTCGGTGGCAAAGCAGTGACGGCCAAACTGACCGGCGCCATCGAAGCCAACCTTGAGAACGAGACAGCCAGCATCAACGGCTTTACCGCTAGCCTAGCGGACCTGACACTTAATACCGACCTGACGGTGAATGGCTTTGGCGACCAGCCCCAACTGGACGGTACCCTCAGCATTGATGAGTTTTCCCTCAAGAGCCTGCTGGCCGCGCTCGGTCAGCCAGCCATCGAAACCGAGGATCCAGAGGTATTCGAAGCAGTCGGCTTCTCCACCAACATCGGTGGCCCTGCCGGCACGGTTGAGCTGAGTGATCTGTCCATCACCCTGGATGACACCACATTCACTGGCGGTGGCAGCTATACCCTGAGCAACAGCGCCGTTGCACTGAACCTGCAAGGGGATGCCATCAACGCAGACCGCTACCTGCCACCCACTCCGGAAGAGGGCGCCAACGCAGCCGCCAGCGATGGCGATGCTTCCGAGGAAACGGCAAGCACCGCCCAGACATCAGCCGAGGAAAGCGACCTGTTGCCGCTTGAAACCCTGCGCACCCTGCTCCTGGATATCGACCTCGGCCTGGGCGAGCTGATCATCAGCAACCTGACCATCAACGAGATCAAGTCATCCATCACCGCCCAAAACGGCGTACTGAAAGTGGATGAGTTCAGCGGCAAACTGTACGACGGCAGCTTCGGCGCCAATGTCACCCTGGATGCCCGCACGGACAACCCGAAATGGATAATCGGTTCCAAGGTCAACAATGTTCAGACCCTGCCGTTGCTGACGGACCTGGCGGAAGTCGACATGCTGTCCGGTGGCGCCAACCTGTCCGTTGACGTGAAGACTACCGGTAATCGAATATCAGCGCTGCGTGAAAACGCCAACGGCGAAATAGGCTTCAACCTGGCCGAAGGCGAATTCCGCAAGATGAACCTGACGCGCATGGCCTGCCAGGGTATCGCCCTGGCAAATCAGGAAAGCCTGAGCACCAGCGACTGGGGAACCACCACTCCCTTCAACGACATGAAGGGCACACTGAAGATCAGCGGCAACACCCTCAACAACACCGACCTGGTCGCTGCCCTGGCCGGCATGCGACTGGAAGGCGACGGCACCGTTGACCTGAAGCAGACCAACCTGGACTACGAA
Proteins encoded in this region:
- the hisB gene encoding imidazoleglycerol-phosphate dehydratase HisB — translated: MAERKARVERNTLETQITVEINLDGTGQSTFDTGVPFLEHMMDQIARHGLVDLNIVSKGDLHIDDHHTVEDIGITLGQAFKQAVGDKKGIRRYGHAYVPLDEALSRVVIDLSGRPGLMMDVPYTRAAVGGFDVDLFEEFFHGFVNHSMVSLHIDNLKGKNTHHQIETVFKAFGRALRMAIEMDERMAGITPSTKGSL
- a CDS encoding SRPBCC family protein, with the translated sequence MAITVSIELNRELDIPGSYDDVFDLLADVPRSASHFPKVDKLVDLGDNAYRWEMEKVGVDKHAIQSVYACKYSADKSGGRITWEPVKGEGNGVVRGSWTITSKGDSATAVKFQTSAELTVPLPGMLKLAISPVIKHEFNSLVDTYMSNLKKAF
- a CDS encoding AsmA family protein translates to MKAVRYIVFAIIGLIILAIAAVAVAVMVIDPNDYKPQIEKAAEDNTNLDLILEGDIGWSFIPLGLELNGVEATLEGERFVRLEQLVAQLDFWSLIAMSPRVNTFLLDGLDARLSVDKDGNGNWTRIMPEGEADKSQEPAEEQQSEQAQAEDTETGGGEPLNFNVENVEISNAQVHYNDAATGQSVTLEDFTLNASDITLGSSFPLDISFRVETNQPQLEVDGRLSALLAANEALNEFGISDLEAVFDMNGDPFGGKAVTAKLTGAIEANLENETASINGFTASLADLTLNTDLTVNGFGDQPQLDGTLSIDEFSLKSLLAALGQPAIETEDPEVFEAVGFSTNIGGPAGTVELSDLSITLDDTTFTGGGSYTLSNSAVALNLQGDAINADRYLPPTPEEGANAAASDGDASEETASTAQTSAEESDLLPLETLRTLLLDIDLGLGELIISNLTINEIKSSITAQNGVLKVDEFSGKLYDGSFGANVTLDARTDNPKWIIGSKVNNVQTLPLLTDLAEVDMLSGGANLSVDVKTTGNRISALRENANGEIGFNLAEGEFRKMNLTRMACQGIALANQESLSTSDWGTTTPFNDMKGTLKISGNTLNNTDLVAALAGMRLEGDGTVDLKQTNLDYELGLRIVGEIHRDEACRVTEYVKNAVVPVECRGNFSEDPAGLCSFDGSRFRDTLKDIAANAARAKVKEETDRAKEKAREKVQEKIDEQLGEEGNKIKDAVKGLFN